One window of Candidatus Nitrospira kreftii genomic DNA carries:
- a CDS encoding Endolytic murein transglycosylase — protein MTVVYQTIRWAEGPVLSASDHPVNKIVVIPEGATFLQAAALLEREQLIRSRSMFVMLGKSQEVDRKIQPGEYEFNGAMPPAEILLKLLTGRVLLYAVTIPEGYTINQIADVLEGQHITSRTEFLRVASDRSFIKTLGISAETVEGYLFPDTYRFARATPPKDVIRTMVNQLGHVVTEKWQARAKEMNLTFHQVLTLASVIEKETGAGDERPNISSVFHNRLKKRIPLQSDPTVIYGLPNFDGNLHKKDLFHPSPYNTYRWAGLPPGPIASPGADSIRAALYPAMSKYLYFVSRNDGTHHFSATLLEHNKAVEKYQKRPFRRGPHSQISVVPGDGNLAYGKGVS, from the coding sequence GTGACGGTCGTCTACCAGACGATCCGATGGGCTGAAGGTCCGGTTCTCTCTGCGTCCGACCACCCTGTGAATAAAATCGTGGTGATCCCGGAAGGGGCGACATTTCTCCAAGCTGCGGCCCTGCTTGAACGCGAACAACTGATCAGAAGCCGTTCGATGTTTGTGATGCTCGGAAAGTCCCAAGAAGTCGACCGCAAAATTCAGCCCGGAGAGTATGAGTTCAATGGTGCAATGCCTCCGGCAGAGATTCTTTTGAAACTGTTGACCGGACGAGTGCTGCTCTATGCGGTGACGATTCCCGAAGGCTATACGATCAATCAGATCGCCGACGTACTCGAAGGACAACACATTACGAGCCGGACTGAATTTCTCCGGGTGGCATCGGACCGGTCATTCATCAAGACGCTGGGAATTTCCGCGGAAACCGTGGAAGGATATTTGTTTCCCGATACCTATCGCTTTGCCAGAGCCACGCCTCCAAAGGATGTCATTCGAACGATGGTAAATCAACTTGGCCATGTGGTGACCGAGAAATGGCAGGCGCGAGCCAAGGAAATGAATTTGACGTTCCATCAGGTTCTCACGTTGGCCTCGGTGATTGAAAAAGAAACCGGTGCAGGGGACGAACGGCCGAACATTTCTTCCGTCTTCCACAATCGATTGAAGAAGCGCATTCCTCTGCAGAGCGATCCAACTGTCATCTACGGGTTGCCGAATTTCGACGGAAACCTCCATAAGAAGGATCTTTTCCATCCCAGTCCCTATAATACCTATCGCTGGGCTGGTTTGCCGCCTGGCCCGATTGCAAGTCCGGGGGCTGACTCCATCCGTGCAGCCCTGTATCCGGCAATGTCCAAGTATCTCTATTTCGTATCGAGGAACGATGGTACGCATCACTTTTCAGCCACTCTGCTGGAGCATAATAAGGCCGTTGAAAAGTATCAGAAGCGGCCGTTTCGAAGAGGTCCTCATTCGCAAATCTCTGTTGTTCCTGGCGATGGCAATCTGGCCTATGGGAAAGGAGTTTCGTAG
- a CDS encoding hypothetical protein (conserved exported protein of unknown function) — MPLQFHFSQSLRRIAWFTLFLATLWSPQSAESADATLSVATQLSNTKSTLMSIQFQTLQNGWAVGTGGTILRTTDGGKKWKRVPSGTSSLLTCVFFVDSLNGWVAGAGGLLKYTTDGGHSWSSQSLDTQQALYGIYFISPTVGWVVGGGGTILHTTDGGKQWVEQTSDTTAVLYATHFLNDRQGTVVGALGTVLSTKDAGLTWVPQETQHAVTLFDVFFTDMTTGWVVGNAGALFQTTDGGARWIDHTLPCGKTCTRLTDLLKVRFTSSQEGWIVGERGMLYHTTDAGITWSEGKSITPNSLFGLSFPDDAAGWASGENGTIVHLQPAR; from the coding sequence ATGCCGCTTCAGTTTCACTTTAGCCAATCCCTCCGTCGTATCGCATGGTTCACTCTCTTTCTCGCTACGCTGTGGTCTCCCCAATCAGCCGAAAGCGCAGACGCTACTCTCTCCGTAGCTACGCAACTCAGTAACACGAAATCCACGCTGATGAGCATTCAGTTTCAGACGCTCCAGAATGGTTGGGCAGTGGGAACCGGAGGGACGATTCTGCGGACCACCGATGGCGGCAAGAAATGGAAGCGAGTGCCGAGCGGGACCTCTTCTTTATTAACCTGTGTATTTTTCGTCGACTCATTGAATGGATGGGTGGCTGGGGCGGGTGGACTGCTGAAGTATACGACTGATGGCGGACATTCGTGGTCCTCGCAATCGCTGGATACTCAGCAAGCGCTATACGGAATCTACTTTATCTCTCCGACCGTGGGATGGGTTGTAGGGGGAGGCGGCACGATTCTTCATACAACCGATGGTGGTAAGCAATGGGTCGAACAGACCAGCGACACGACAGCTGTGCTCTATGCTACCCACTTCCTCAATGACCGGCAAGGTACGGTCGTCGGCGCGCTCGGTACCGTCCTGTCGACCAAAGATGCAGGTCTGACATGGGTGCCCCAAGAAACACAGCACGCAGTGACTCTATTCGATGTGTTTTTCACGGATATGACCACCGGCTGGGTGGTCGGTAATGCGGGAGCCTTGTTTCAGACGACGGACGGCGGGGCCAGGTGGATTGATCACACGTTGCCCTGCGGAAAAACTTGTACGAGGCTGACCGATTTACTCAAGGTTCGTTTTACGAGTTCTCAAGAAGGCTGGATTGTCGGGGAGCGCGGCATGTTGTATCATACGACGGATGCCGGTATTACTTGGAGCGAGGGAAAATCCATCACTCCAAATTCCCTATTTGGGCTCAGTTTCCCTGATGACGCGGCTGGATGGGCGAGCGGCGAAAACGGGACCATTGTTCATCTGCAGCCAGCCCGCTAA
- a CDS encoding Deoxyribose-phosphate aldolase: MSVWNLPALIDHTILRPDATKADVLRLCREARDCGFTVIFVPPCYVDEAVEAVAGTTIRVGIPIGFPLGGHSTKAKVAEAVEAVAHGAHVLDMVLNVSGLKSGAHDSVRADIVEVVRATPNVEHKVILETCYLTQEEKRTACHLVVEAGADYVKTSTGFGPAGATVEDVRLLKETVAGRVKVKASGGIRDWTTTLAMLEAGADRIGTSAGLKIFDEWQVG; the protein is encoded by the coding sequence ATGTCTGTATGGAACTTGCCTGCGCTCATTGATCACACGATTCTGAGACCTGATGCCACCAAAGCTGATGTGCTCCGCCTTTGCCGAGAAGCGAGAGACTGTGGTTTCACGGTTATTTTTGTCCCACCATGCTACGTCGATGAGGCAGTCGAAGCAGTGGCGGGGACGACAATTCGAGTCGGTATTCCTATTGGGTTTCCCTTGGGAGGACATTCCACAAAGGCCAAGGTCGCCGAAGCTGTGGAAGCGGTGGCTCATGGCGCGCACGTGTTGGACATGGTTCTGAACGTCAGTGGCTTGAAATCAGGTGCCCATGACTCTGTGCGAGCAGACATTGTCGAAGTGGTGCGGGCGACGCCGAATGTAGAACACAAAGTGATTCTTGAGACCTGTTATCTGACACAGGAAGAGAAGCGCACCGCCTGTCACCTGGTAGTCGAGGCGGGCGCGGATTACGTGAAGACTTCGACCGGCTTCGGCCCAGCGGGCGCGACGGTTGAAGATGTACGCCTCCTGAAAGAAACGGTCGCGGGGCGGGTAAAAGTCAAAGCGTCGGGCGGCATTCGCGATTGGACGACAACCTTGGCGATGCTCGAGGCGGGAGCTGATAGAATCGGGACCAGCGCCGGTCTCAAAATCTTCGATGAATGGCAGGTGGGATAA
- a CDS encoding hypothetical protein (conserved exported protein of unknown function): MYRMSLTAASLVWLLLFVCEGSGSLAGAKQATIALSSSTATPGSTLILSGEGFGNFKSTEFNKVVVNGVSALVQRWEPEAIEIKVPFKATSGFVEVLIGKKTLLAGHVGIVSPFIEAISPTEAERGATLQITGRHFGMSAGARDPNTMFGVNDVMVGGVKVRARRWKDDKIELDIPPNAVSGDVVVRLASSDPLPNGACCSPVEYLVSNPVPLTLIPSLRVDPLSGPVGTKVVLFGQGFGDIKTSMDDAVLIGGRPTTVSQWKDDVIVVHVPLDAESGPVVLRHKGRERVVGQFTVHVPRATSMRPTSAPIGTLLRINGEHFGFYSESGSTPYNFMDFNTGENRVEIGGVPAVIYRWNDDRIDVWVPFSAKSGKVVIYRSANKPNIGGLCCAERGTVAVEAGDFTLVTPVVESYDPKSAGLDATVTIKGSGFGTFLITAEHADLGLNQKAYKRRTDLEINEPDANDTVVSNVSRTEVLFNGTAALVQSWNDHEIVVKVPHRNLYGIGKKGNFFDDLATGPLVVRRGSWDLLPDGTCCSPKKWLTLEAGQFTIEAKGLPDDDYWNNNRPDANTNQ; the protein is encoded by the coding sequence ATGTACCGAATGTCGTTGACCGCTGCATCACTCGTTTGGCTCCTACTCTTTGTCTGTGAGGGGAGTGGCTCATTGGCCGGGGCCAAGCAAGCGACCATTGCGCTCTCCTCCTCTACGGCAACTCCTGGCTCGACGCTGATCTTGAGTGGGGAAGGGTTTGGAAATTTCAAGTCGACTGAGTTCAATAAAGTCGTCGTCAATGGGGTTTCGGCCTTGGTCCAGCGGTGGGAACCGGAGGCCATCGAAATCAAGGTTCCGTTCAAAGCCACAAGCGGGTTTGTTGAGGTGCTGATCGGAAAAAAGACTCTGCTCGCCGGGCATGTGGGGATCGTTTCCCCGTTTATTGAAGCTATCTCACCCACCGAAGCAGAGCGTGGCGCAACCCTCCAGATCACCGGTCGTCACTTCGGCATGTCGGCGGGTGCCAGAGATCCCAATACGATGTTCGGCGTGAATGATGTGATGGTGGGCGGAGTCAAGGTTCGGGCGCGTCGTTGGAAGGATGACAAGATCGAGCTGGACATTCCCCCGAATGCGGTAAGCGGCGATGTCGTGGTTCGTCTCGCTTCATCTGATCCTCTGCCGAATGGGGCATGCTGTTCTCCCGTTGAATATCTTGTCAGTAATCCGGTTCCGCTCACACTCATTCCGTCTTTGCGAGTGGATCCGCTCAGTGGTCCGGTGGGGACGAAAGTCGTTCTGTTCGGTCAGGGATTCGGGGATATCAAAACATCAATGGATGATGCCGTCTTGATCGGCGGGCGACCGACCACGGTTTCCCAATGGAAAGACGATGTCATTGTGGTCCATGTCCCACTCGATGCGGAGTCTGGTCCGGTCGTGCTGCGACACAAGGGCCGAGAGCGAGTTGTTGGTCAGTTTACGGTGCATGTGCCCCGCGCCACTTCCATGCGTCCGACCAGTGCGCCCATCGGGACGTTGCTTCGCATCAACGGCGAACACTTTGGGTTTTATTCCGAGAGTGGCTCCACTCCCTATAATTTTATGGATTTCAATACCGGTGAGAATCGAGTCGAGATCGGTGGAGTACCGGCCGTCATCTATCGATGGAATGACGACCGCATCGACGTCTGGGTGCCGTTCAGCGCCAAAAGCGGTAAGGTAGTCATTTACCGAAGCGCTAATAAGCCGAATATCGGCGGACTCTGCTGTGCCGAGCGAGGGACCGTGGCTGTCGAGGCTGGCGATTTCACGCTTGTCACGCCGGTGGTCGAGTCCTATGACCCGAAGTCTGCGGGATTGGATGCCACCGTTACCATAAAGGGAAGTGGCTTCGGGACGTTTCTAATAACGGCTGAACATGCCGATCTCGGATTGAATCAGAAAGCCTATAAACGCCGAACAGATCTTGAAATCAACGAACCTGATGCGAATGATACCGTTGTCTCAAATGTCTCGCGGACGGAAGTGCTCTTCAACGGCACTGCCGCCCTGGTTCAGTCCTGGAACGATCACGAGATCGTAGTTAAAGTGCCGCACCGTAATCTGTATGGGATCGGAAAGAAAGGAAATTTCTTTGATGACCTCGCGACCGGTCCGCTCGTCGTGCGACGAGGGTCATGGGACTTGCTTCCCGATGGGACCTGCTGTTCGCCAAAAAAGTGGCTGACGCTCGAAGCCGGACAGTTCACCATCGAAGCAAAGGGACTTCCTGATGATGATTACTGGAATAACAACAGACCGGATGCGAACACCAATCAATAA
- a CDS encoding Phosphopentomutase, translated as MINRIILLVIDGFGIGALPDAVDYGDAEANTLVHLAETVDGLNVPNFEMLGLGHVAQIKGVRTMAQPSGSFGRLGFASPGKDSIVGYWEISGVIQNNAQTICSSGVPVKIVDIVEQILGRKSIGKNVSTMGVMLRRHSMEHMATGAPILWTDGWNTCFLAMHESSMVPLEFQQRCREIRKAAKDAGSFIRVVAQPVIGGHDLLRPHAGRKDFVMEPPGLTMLDVLSRSGQMAMGVGKTYDLFTGRGFTKAFPVASGIAALDEVIGMLSKMPRGLVCASLDLLSEDATQAATAIQDFDRRLPDLFEKLRLGDMVIITGDHGRDFSLQGQTATREYVPVFVTGPKLAQGVDLGSRPTAADVGQTIVEALRAERLLVGDSFLDALRPG; from the coding sequence ATGATTAATCGGATCATTTTGCTCGTCATTGATGGATTCGGTATTGGGGCGTTGCCGGATGCAGTCGACTATGGCGATGCCGAGGCAAACACTCTCGTGCATCTGGCTGAGACAGTCGATGGCTTGAATGTGCCGAATTTCGAGATGCTTGGGCTGGGACACGTCGCTCAGATCAAGGGCGTACGGACCATGGCACAGCCAAGTGGCTCCTTCGGACGACTGGGGTTTGCATCGCCCGGCAAAGATTCCATCGTCGGGTACTGGGAAATCAGCGGGGTGATCCAGAACAATGCCCAGACCATCTGCAGTTCCGGTGTGCCCGTCAAGATCGTGGACATCGTCGAACAGATATTGGGTAGGAAGTCGATCGGCAAGAATGTCTCCACGATGGGAGTCATGCTCCGACGACATAGCATGGAACATATGGCCACCGGGGCGCCGATATTATGGACCGATGGATGGAATACGTGCTTTCTTGCCATGCATGAATCCTCCATGGTGCCGCTGGAATTCCAGCAGCGATGTCGAGAGATTCGAAAAGCGGCGAAAGATGCGGGGAGTTTTATTCGTGTCGTTGCACAGCCGGTCATCGGGGGGCACGACCTGCTTCGACCGCACGCCGGACGGAAGGACTTTGTAATGGAGCCACCGGGCTTGACGATGTTGGATGTCTTGAGCCGGTCCGGCCAGATGGCGATGGGGGTCGGAAAAACCTACGACCTCTTTACCGGGCGGGGATTTACGAAAGCTTTTCCGGTTGCCTCAGGAATAGCTGCCTTGGATGAGGTGATCGGCATGCTGAGCAAGATGCCACGCGGTCTTGTGTGTGCCAGCCTAGATTTGCTATCTGAGGATGCCACCCAAGCGGCCACAGCCATACAAGACTTTGATCGTCGGCTGCCTGATTTGTTCGAGAAGCTGCGCCTCGGCGATATGGTGATCATCACGGGTGATCATGGAAGAGACTTCTCCTTACAAGGACAGACTGCCACTCGTGAGTATGTGCCGGTGTTCGTGACTGGGCCTAAGCTTGCGCAAGGGGTCGACCTAGGGAGCAGGCCGACTGCTGCTGATGTCGGTCAGACGATTGTGGAGGCTCTTCGAGCTGAGCGACTACTGGTCGGTGATAGTTTTCTCGATGCCCTCAGACCGGGGTAA
- a CDS encoding Ribosomal RNA small subunit methyltransferase E: protein MPVFFVRPDCIAPPTISITGDLLIHLRNSLRVTTGETLWFSNGQGTRYHAEITEVSKQAVSGHILETIQEPPHRTPRLTLGQSLLKGEKMDWVIQKTTELGVDEVVPIESRHSIVQLKADRVEHQLARWQRIALEAAQQSEQWRVPTIALPQSLAALLSSRGNDTMTLMLAERKERWSLQTVELPRDAIVSMLVLIGPEGGWSKEEWLIAEQSQVEQITLGPHILRAETAAIATISILQSRLSALE, encoded by the coding sequence ATGCCCGTATTCTTCGTTCGACCTGATTGTATTGCACCTCCGACAATTTCCATCACCGGCGATCTACTGATTCACCTCCGAAATAGTTTGCGTGTTACCACGGGTGAAACCCTATGGTTCAGCAATGGACAGGGCACCAGGTACCATGCTGAAATCACCGAAGTGTCCAAGCAAGCCGTCAGTGGACACATCCTGGAGACGATCCAGGAACCACCCCACCGCACGCCTCGGCTTACTCTTGGCCAATCACTGCTCAAAGGTGAAAAGATGGACTGGGTCATTCAGAAAACAACCGAGCTGGGAGTTGATGAGGTCGTGCCGATTGAAAGCCGGCACAGCATAGTGCAACTCAAAGCTGATCGAGTGGAGCACCAGCTCGCCCGCTGGCAACGCATTGCTCTGGAAGCTGCTCAGCAATCGGAACAGTGGCGCGTGCCGACCATTGCTCTGCCACAATCCCTCGCTGCTCTACTGAGTAGCCGTGGCAACGACACGATGACGCTTATGCTTGCCGAACGAAAGGAAAGGTGGAGTCTGCAAACAGTCGAACTACCGCGAGATGCCATCGTCTCCATGCTTGTCTTGATCGGACCGGAGGGAGGCTGGAGTAAAGAAGAATGGTTGATCGCAGAGCAGTCTCAGGTCGAACAAATTACCCTTGGCCCCCACATCCTCCGGGCTGAAACAGCCGCCATCGCCACTATCAGTATTCTCCAATCTCGCCTCAGTGCATTGGAGTAA
- a CDS encoding chaperone Hsp40, co-chaperone with DnaK: protein MASVSKRDYYDVLGVDRNASDDDLKKAYRKQARQHHPDLQTGDSQKKAAEEKFKEINEAYETLSDQDKRKRYDMFGHAGAQQGAGGFDGFDFGRGGFGDVFNDIFEDFFSQTRGGNGSRTERGNDLQYNLEITFEEAVYGKEAKLKIPRWEVCVDCKGTGAKSAAAIKACASCKGAGQIRFQQGFFSVNRPCGQCEGTGRIITEPCTACQGRQRIYKERTIAVHIPAGIETGMRLRLSNEGEHGPNNGPPGDLYVAITVKPHQIFQRKGLDISCDVPVNLVTAVLGGKVEVPTLKGDTVIKVPPGTQHDKVLRIKGLGIPSLKGGGTGDQIYTIKVQIPTKLTARQKELLMEYAKESGMSMEANGDGFFDKMKTFFE from the coding sequence ATGGCCTCTGTGTCAAAACGCGATTACTATGACGTTCTCGGTGTCGATCGGAACGCTTCCGATGACGATTTAAAGAAGGCCTACCGCAAGCAGGCACGCCAACACCATCCTGACCTCCAGACCGGCGACAGTCAAAAGAAGGCAGCTGAAGAGAAATTTAAAGAAATCAACGAAGCCTATGAAACGTTAAGTGATCAGGACAAGCGGAAACGCTATGATATGTTCGGTCACGCCGGCGCACAGCAGGGAGCGGGAGGGTTTGACGGATTTGACTTCGGGCGTGGAGGTTTTGGGGACGTTTTCAACGACATCTTTGAAGACTTTTTCAGCCAAACTCGCGGCGGCAACGGCAGTCGGACCGAACGCGGTAATGACCTCCAGTACAACCTTGAAATCACGTTTGAAGAAGCCGTCTACGGCAAAGAGGCTAAGCTCAAGATCCCACGTTGGGAAGTCTGTGTCGACTGTAAAGGGACTGGGGCGAAGTCGGCGGCGGCGATCAAGGCCTGCGCGAGCTGCAAAGGTGCCGGGCAAATCAGGTTTCAACAGGGATTTTTTAGTGTCAACCGACCATGCGGACAATGCGAAGGGACCGGCCGTATCATCACGGAACCCTGCACGGCATGTCAGGGCCGCCAACGCATATACAAAGAGCGTACAATTGCCGTGCATATTCCAGCCGGCATTGAAACCGGCATGCGACTTCGTCTCTCCAATGAAGGTGAGCATGGCCCGAATAATGGGCCTCCTGGAGATCTTTATGTGGCGATCACCGTCAAGCCTCATCAGATCTTTCAGCGAAAAGGTCTCGATATTTCATGTGATGTTCCGGTCAACCTTGTCACGGCCGTGCTCGGGGGAAAAGTCGAAGTCCCGACCCTCAAGGGAGATACCGTTATCAAGGTGCCGCCTGGCACACAACACGACAAGGTCCTCCGCATTAAAGGGCTGGGGATTCCTAGCCTAAAGGGAGGCGGGACCGGCGACCAGATCTATACGATCAAAGTCCAAATTCCCACCAAGTTGACGGCCAGACAAAAGGAACTCTTAATGGAGTATGCCAAAGAGAGCGGCATGTCCATGGAAGCCAATGGTGACGGCTTCTTCGATAAGATGAAGACGTTTTTCGAGTAG
- a CDS encoding putative pre-16S rRNA nuclease produces the protein MPSRILALDYGTKRIGVALSDELKWTAQPLETFERRSLDWDVGHIAALISSHDVERVVLGFPLQLDGRQGPAVLAMRVFAEKLEAGISVPIVLWDERMTTKAAEDLLIAADVSRKKRKGAVDRVAAAILLQSYLEAQASSTLNGATSAVDEIEQAWAIDVPSDQPYDATRNSHRNHRRRRDRRDGRLPDDPMG, from the coding sequence ATGCCTAGTCGTATTCTTGCGCTCGATTATGGTACCAAGCGAATCGGCGTCGCCCTCAGCGACGAGCTAAAATGGACGGCGCAACCGCTTGAAACCTTTGAGCGACGGTCATTGGATTGGGACGTTGGGCACATCGCCGCGCTGATTTCGTCCCATGATGTGGAGCGGGTGGTCTTAGGCTTTCCGCTTCAGCTGGATGGCCGACAAGGGCCAGCCGTTCTCGCTATGCGAGTATTTGCGGAGAAACTGGAAGCGGGAATCTCCGTGCCGATCGTCCTGTGGGACGAACGAATGACGACGAAGGCAGCGGAAGATCTTTTAATCGCTGCGGACGTCAGTCGGAAAAAGCGCAAGGGTGCGGTCGATCGAGTCGCTGCGGCGATACTCTTGCAGAGTTACCTTGAGGCACAGGCCTCGTCAACGCTGAATGGAGCGACAAGCGCTGTTGATGAGATAGAGCAGGCTTGGGCCATAGACGTTCCAAGCGATCAACCCTATGACGCTACGCGTAATTCTCATCGGAATCATCGCCGTCGTCGCGATCGCCGTGACGGTCGTCTACCAGACGATCCGATGGGCTGA
- a CDS encoding hypothetical protein (conserved protein of unknown function) yields the protein MSFEQRLNELGLTLPVPPKPVANYLPVVRVDDLLFLSGVLPSRDGQLVMTGKIGHNLSIEQGVEAARVAVLNGLSIIRSTTGSLDQVKQIVKMVGYIASGPGFVDQPQVLNGASDLLVSLFGDAGRHARVAVGAAELPRHAPVEIDLIVQITS from the coding sequence ATGTCTTTTGAACAACGCCTCAACGAATTGGGGCTTACATTACCCGTTCCGCCAAAACCAGTTGCCAACTATTTACCGGTGGTCAGGGTTGACGACCTCTTGTTCCTCTCTGGGGTGTTGCCCTCACGGGATGGTCAGCTCGTCATGACCGGCAAGATCGGACACAACTTGTCTATCGAGCAGGGGGTGGAGGCGGCAAGAGTGGCGGTGTTGAACGGCCTTAGTATCATTCGGAGTACAACCGGATCGCTGGATCAGGTGAAACAGATCGTCAAGATGGTCGGCTATATTGCATCCGGACCTGGCTTTGTCGATCAGCCTCAGGTCTTGAACGGCGCTTCAGATCTGCTCGTCTCGCTCTTCGGAGACGCCGGCCGTCATGCACGTGTTGCTGTCGGCGCCGCGGAACTTCCTCGCCATGCACCTGTGGAAATCGATTTGATCGTGCAAATCACTTCGTAA